The genome window GATGATGTTGAGTTCCATGCCGACACCGAACGTGGGCGTAGCGGCGCCGAAACGCGACATGTAGATGACGCCTGCAAAACCCGCGAGTGTCGAGCAGAGCACCGTCACCCAAAATTTCACATGGTTAGTCCTGATTCCGGAATAGAGTGCGGCTTTCTCGTTACTGCCCGTATAGAAAACCTTGCGCAGGGCAGTTGCACGTCTGAGAAGGAAATCGAAGAGCATGACGACAGCGAAAAAGATGATGATGACATAGGGAATGCCGTGAAAACTGCCCTGCCCGACGGCCTTGAATGCCGGGGGTAGTGTAAAGAGCGAAAGCGGGGTTCCCTTGGTGATAATCAGGCACAGGCCACGGACTATGACCATGCCTGCGAGCGACGTGATGAAATGATTGAGTCCCACCACAGTGACAAAGAAACCCATGACGCAACCGATCAGCGCGCTGGCGAGAATACCGATGAGGGAGGCGCTCCATGGATCGAGCCCGGCAAGGAACAGTGAGCCCGAAAGCACCATTGCAAAGCAGACGACCGAACCTACGGCAAGGTCAATGCCACCGACGATAAGCAGGATCGTCATTCCGACAACGACAATACCCTCCACGGAAAAACTCATCAGCATCGCGCGGAAATTGCCGAGCGTGAGAAAATGCGGCGAAGCAAAGCTCATGGCAACGCATAGCGCGAGAATAATTGCGATCAGGCCTGCCTCCCGCATGGAGCCTATTCTTTTCCAGGACGGAGACCGCACTGCCTTTGTCCCCATCGTATCAGCCAACATTTGCTCGTCTCCCATACTTTCTTCAGGCGGCATGTTCTGATGCCAGCCGGTTTCGTGCATTCTGCGCATGATTGGCACCTGACGCGAGCCGGATAACCGCTTCTTCC of Phyllobacterium zundukense contains these proteins:
- a CDS encoding ABC transporter permease yields the protein MLADTMGTKAVRSPSWKRIGSMREAGLIAIILALCVAMSFASPHFLTLGNFRAMLMSFSVEGIVVVGMTILLIVGGIDLAVGSVVCFAMVLSGSLFLAGLDPWSASLIGILASALIGCVMGFFVTVVGLNHFITSLAGMVIVRGLCLIITKGTPLSLFTLPPAFKAVGQGSFHGIPYVIIIFFAVVMLFDFLLRRATALRKVFYTGSNEKAALYSGIRTNHVKFWVTVLCSTLAGFAGVIYMSRFGAATPTFGVGMELNIIAAAVIGGASLNGGSGTILGAILGIALLSVVTSSLVLLNVSVYWQDMIKGCILLGAVSIDHFLHKRKAS